The proteins below come from a single Nanoarchaeota archaeon genomic window:
- the ftsZ gene encoding cell division protein FtsZ, whose protein sequence is MESIIQRAVSNQASKSALSNKSLDEFVGSTDAKIMVVGCGGMGTNAINRLAAVGVVGAETIALNTDMKHLKTINADRKILIGQELTKGLGAGGYPNVGKQAAEESINEIREALRGTDMVFLIAGMGGGTGTGCAPVVAEVAKAQGAIVIGVCTMPFKIEGARIHKAEDGLAKLRQHCDTAIVIENDKLVEIAGNMPLQQAFAVADEIIVTMIKGITETISTPSLVNLDYADVKAIMKNGGVAMIGVAESSSAARAREAVEKAMANPLLDVDYKGATGALVHITGGSDLKLEEITEIGEYVARNLDAGAQTIWGARIDDNMKGALRVITIITGVRSQYVLGPQSAETTKVSSGMTSTLNTLGISVIR, encoded by the coding sequence ATGGAATCTATCATACAAAGGGCAGTGTCAAATCAGGCAAGTAAGAGCGCACTTAGCAATAAGTCGCTGGACGAATTCGTCGGCTCAACCGATGCCAAAATAATGGTTGTCGGATGCGGCGGCATGGGAACAAACGCAATTAACCGGCTAGCGGCTGTAGGCGTTGTGGGCGCAGAGACAATTGCGCTTAACACGGATATGAAGCATCTAAAGACCATAAACGCAGACAGGAAAATCCTTATCGGCCAGGAACTCACAAAGGGTCTTGGAGCAGGAGGATACCCGAATGTCGGAAAACAGGCTGCTGAAGAGTCTATCAATGAAATAAGGGAAGCTCTTCGCGGAACAGACATGGTGTTTCTTATCGCAGGTATGGGCGGCGGGACAGGAACAGGATGCGCGCCAGTTGTAGCTGAAGTCGCAAAGGCGCAGGGTGCAATCGTCATTGGTGTATGCACCATGCCATTCAAAATAGAGGGCGCAAGAATTCACAAAGCAGAGGACGGCCTTGCAAAGCTAAGGCAGCACTGCGACACAGCAATAGTTATTGAAAACGACAAGCTTGTCGAAATCGCGGGAAACATGCCGCTGCAGCAGGCATTCGCGGTGGCAGACGAGATTATCGTGACAATGATAAAAGGAATTACCGAGACAATATCAACTCCGTCTCTTGTCAACCTCGACTACGCTGACGTAAAAGCGATAATGAAAAACGGCGGTGTGGCAATGATTGGAGTTGCGGAATCCTCAAGCGCAGCACGTGCACGTGAAGCAGTGGAGAAAGCCATGGCAAACCCGCTTCTTGATGTGGACTACAAGGGCGCAACAGGAGCATTGGTGCACATAACCGGAGGAAGCGATCTAAAGCTCGAGGAGATTACGGAAATCGGCGAATATGTCGCAAGAAACCTCGACGCAGGAGCTCAGACAATCTGGGGGGCGAGAATCGACGACAATATGAAAGGTGCGCTAAGAGTGATTACAATAATCACTGGTGTGCGCTCGCAATATGTCCTTGGTCCTCAGTCTGCTGAAACTACAAAAGTTTCCTCAGGCATGACCAGCACATTAAACACTCTAGGAATCTCAGTAATACGATAA
- a CDS encoding GNAT family N-acetyltransferase — protein MNKMPAKNKILVKEVPIEEAVKVNLTIPEFDERSRTEEYFADRYKGKENLIIAAYFENKPAGYLVGYDRFKDGSFYCWMAGVALQFREKGILAALMDYLESWAKARGYKKIRIKTRNNRREMLTYLVKYGFYFTEVEKYPNAKENRILAEKVL, from the coding sequence ATGAATAAAATGCCGGCAAAAAATAAAATTCTTGTTAAAGAAGTTCCGATTGAAGAAGCGGTAAAGGTTAATCTTACGATTCCGGAATTTGATGAAAGGTCGCGCACAGAAGAATATTTTGCGGACAGATACAAAGGAAAGGAAAACTTGATCATTGCCGCATATTTTGAAAATAAGCCTGCGGGCTATCTTGTGGGATATGACCGATTTAAAGATGGATCATTCTACTGCTGGATGGCCGGCGTTGCGCTGCAGTTCAGAGAAAAGGGTATTCTTGCCGCGCTGATGGATTATCTGGAATCCTGGGCAAAGGCGCGAGGCTACAAAAAAATTCGGATAAAAACGCGCAACAACCGGCGCGAGATGCTAACATATCTTGTCAAATATGGCTTCTATTTCACAGAAGTTGAAAAATATCCAAATGCTAAAGAAAATAGAATTCTTGCAGAGAAGGTATTATGA